The genomic segment GTGTCCCAGGAAGTCGGGAGACCACATGGCGACGGCAAGAATGGCAAAAGGCAAAGATGCGATAAAGTGCTGCATCGTTGGCAAGCCTAGCTTCCAACCGGTTTCTGTGGATCCCCACCAATACACGGGGTTCAGGTTTGGTAAGCCGGGTTCGGTTTTAAATTCAAAGGGTGCCCCAAGCCCTAAGGCGATCACTACTGCGATCACTGAGCATAAGGGGATCGAGAGCCAGCGCTTGCCGATGCGAGCCAGGTAGGCATAAACCACAACATTGACCAGTAGCACAATGAAGGCGATATAGCTGAGATCCATTTCTCCGGCCCACTCGACCAGTGAGCCGATCTGAGAGATGGTTCCGGTGAGGCCCAGATAAGCAAGTAACCCTCCGGCAACGCCTTCACCGGTCAGTTTTACCAGCCTGGAGCCGCCCTTGGTAATACTCAGAATCAAACCAAAGACCCCGAGCATGATGGCCAGCGCCAGAGGGTGTCCCCCCGCGAGAGCTATCATGCCGATCAGTGGGATCATAGGTCCATGGGTTCCCGCCAAATTGGCCCGGGGGTTGAAAAGTCCTGAGGTCAGGATCACAAACAGTGAGGCGGATACCAGCATCTCAGCCCGGACATTCTCAATCACAAAGTCATCACTCAGGCCATAACTTGCTGCATAGGATGACATGATCGCTGAAAACATCACCGTAATACCGATAGTTCCTGCAATGGCGGGAACCAGATCCTCCCACTCAATACGAAAGTCTCTGCCGGGAAGGTTTAGCCGCCAGCGGCGGGGCTTCATTATGATGAGTTCATGATCAAGGTAATCTGAGCGCTTGGCAAACTCACTGCTTGGACGGTGCAATTCACGATAACTCTTTTCTTGATCAAGATCCTTGTTACTCGTATCCGTTTCGTGGGAATTATTGTTTTGCATAATTGCGTACCTTCTCAATAGCAGCTGCTATCTTTGCGATTGTTAGGGTCCCGGAGTAGGGTTTCACCCAGGGCCGGCAGTTGATCTTCGGGTTCATGAGCTTCAATGGGTGGGGTGCTACCCTCAGCGGTTGCAGGCGGAACTCATCTTGTATGTGCATCCGTGCCACCGAGCTGCCAAAAGTCCCTGTTCATCGCCTCATCTCTTGTGGATGACCAGCTCTCTTTTCTGGTTCTGTTCAGGCTTAAACAGGACTCATGAATGTCCGTGCTTTCTATTAACGTAGCTGCCGATAGGCGATTTTCAAGTGAAGGGAGGAATCGGTAGTCCATCCGGGAGTGGCTTGGATGGCAACATGGGAACGGTGGTGCTTCAGCTAAAATCGAGTCTTCTTAAGGAGCTTTAAAGGGGGGAGGTCAGGCCAGGAGGCTGGCCTTATTTGGATTAGGGGGCCGGAGAGTAGACCCTTGGCTGGCTGCGCTGGGGCAGGTGAAGCAGGTTTAAGCCATGTTTACGCGCCAGCTCGACCGCCAGGGTGGTCGGGGAGGCCATGGTCACCAGACACTCCAGGCCGCTACGAATCGATTTTTGCACCAACTCGATGCTGCAGCGGCTGGTCATCAGGACCACACCGGCACGGGTGTCGATCTGTTGTTGTTGCAATTGACCGATCAGCTTATCCAGGGCGTTATGACGGCCAACATCTTCTGAGCAGAACAAGAGCTCACCGGCACTGTCCATATAGAGGGCTGCATGCATGGCACCGCCCTGACTCTGGAAATCACGTACCCGGTCGCGAAGACCTTCGAACAGCTTGGGTTGTGGCAGGCGGGCAGGCTCCAGCTCGGGAAGATCGGGAAAGGCGGCACTCAGTGAATCTATGCCACACAGGCCGCAGCCGGTGCGTCCAGCCAGGGCGCGGCGATGAGCGCGAACCCGATAGTCTGCCCTATGGCTCAGGGTGATATCTGCGACTATGGCTCCTCCCTCCCACTGCCACTCGATATCCTGGACTTCGAGGCGGTTTTTGACGATTCCCTCGCTGATAATGAAACCCAGCAGGAAGGGCTCAATTTCGGTGGGAGAGATCATCATCACGGCATGGTTTACCCCATTGAGGCTGATGGCGATGGGCACCTCATTGACCAGTTCAACCGGCTGAGCCTTGTCGTCCTCCAAGGATGTATAGTTCATGGCAAGGTGGTTGAGCTCACAAGGCTCGGTGCTGGAGCGACACGACATAGAGAGTCCTTTTCTTAAGCATGGATTTTAATGATGGGCAAGTGTATCAAAAGATCAGGAATTCTCATGCTACAATTGGTCTGCTCTTTGTGATTTATCCTGAGTGACTTGGGGGAGAGCCTGGGGAATTTATGTGATAAAATGATTTGCATCAATAAATTTACCCTCTGTTTCCCTTAGTATTCAGGGCGATTATGGAATGAGATAGGGTCTGGTGGCCCTCTCGGTCTTCAAAACCGATGTGAGCTGTATCGGCTTAGGCAGGTTCGATTCCTGCCTCTTCCGCCACTTCCAGGATGCTTTTTCGCCTCTTTCAGTTTAAAATTCCGCTGAAATTCTGCTCGATCTCTGAATCGTGTCATAAAGATGTCTGAAATCAGTTCAAGGAATGTTGCCGTGTCCGCCAAAACAGCAGTCAATTACCGTCTTCCCCAGGTTGAGCAGCTTCTGCAGCACAACATACTAGTTCCTTATATCCGGATCCTCAGTCGACCCGTAGTGACCGAGATTATTCGCGCCCAGTTTGCCAAGATCCGTCAATCGCCGCTGTTTAAGGAGAAGGGAGTCGATGGAATTGATGTGCTGCAGCTTTTGGTGAAAGCCTGCGAGGAGCAACAACTGCGCCGTCAGACCCGGGTGATCAATGCTACCGGCATCGCGGTTCATACCAATCTTGGACGCTCTCCTCTATGTCCTGAGCTGTGGGACAGTGTGCGTCATATCAATACCGGCTATAGCAACCTGGAGCTAGAACTGAGCAGTGGTAAGCGTGGTGGACGCAACGGGCTGCTTTCTACTCTGGTCAATGCCTGGCTGGGCGCCGAAGATTGTGTACTGGTCAATAATAATGCCGCTTCTATGTACCTCATCCTGCATGCACTGGCTGCGGGCAAAGAGGTGATCGTTTCCCGGGGTGAGCAGATCCAGATTGGTGGCGGTTTTCGGATCCCGGATATTTTAGCTCTGTCCGGCTGTAAGCTGGTGGAGGTGGGGACGACCAATATCACCACCAGTGATGATTACATCGATGCGATCACCGAAAATACCGCCATGGTGTTGATGGTCCATCAATCCAACTTTTCGATTCAGGGGTTCACCGAATCACCCGATATCCAGGATGTGGCGCGTCGCCTGCCGGAGCATGTTCAGCTGGTGGTGGATCAGGGATCGGGACTGTCAACGGAGCAGTATGCGGACAGTGAAACCTCACTGGCGCGTTATCTGCAAATGGGGGCCGATCTGGTGTGTTTCTCCGGTGATAAGATCATCGGGGGCCCTCAGGCAGGATTTATCGCAGGGCGCAGTGAGCTCACCAAGATCCTGGCTAAAAATCCTATGATGCGCGCCTTCAGGCCGGGACGAATTGTGCTGTCACTGCTTGAGGAGCTGCTGGTTCGTAAGCTCAACCAGCTGGATTCAGGGGAGGGGGTTGCCCAGCACGCCCTGAATCGTGCACAGCAGACCCGGGAGCTTGCCGATGAGCTGGCTGCTCGCTGGCCTGGCTACGCCCAGGCAACACCGATGCAGATGCAGGTGGGCGGCGGCTCGATTCCCAGTGAAACCTATGACTGTTTTGGGCTCACTCTATCTTTGCCGGGTAAGGCGCAGCAGCACCTGGATGCCCTACGGGCTCTTGCGACCCCGATTATCGGCTATCTTCAGTCAGAGCGGGTACTCCTGAACCTGGCAACCTTGCTCCCTGAGGATATGGCACTGTTCCTGTCTCAGCTTGATTCCTATTTTGAGGCCCTTGGCGCACAGGCTTAATCAGATGATCTATCAGAATAACTCAGAGTCGGCCTATCAGGCTGTTGTTGGTTTGGCCGGACATGTTGATCATGGTAAGACGGCGCTGATTGAGGCGCTGACCGGCATGATGACGGCTCGCCCTCATGAGCAGGCGCTGGGGATGACCCAGGATCTGGGGTTTGCCCATTTTGCGGATGATGCAGGTAATACCATAGGGGTGGTTGATGTACCGGGCCATGAGCGCTACCTGCGTAACATGGTAGCCGGAGTCTGGCATCTCAATGCGTTGATACTGGTGATCGCCGCCGATGAGGGATGGATGCCTATGACCACCTCCCACCTGCAGGTGGCTCATGCGATGGGGATCAGCAATATCATCGTCTGTATCAACAAGAGTGATAAGGTTTCCTCCGAAGAGCTGGCCGAGGTTGAGGAGCAGGCTCTGGAGCATGTGATGGATATGTCCGGTCTGGTGCCTGAGCTCGTGAGTGTCTCGGCACTGAGCGGCGATAATATCCCTGAGCTTAGGGAGCTAATCATTGAGACCCTGACCCAAGATCTTTGTGTGCCTTGTGTAGATTCTGATCAGCCAAAGATAGAGGCTGAGCCTTTACTCTATGTGGATCGGGCATTTGTGGTTAATGGGATTGGGACCGTGGTTACAGGCACCCTGGCCCAGGGAATACTCTCTATTGGTGATAAGGTGCGCTGTTACCCATCAGGCCTTTTGGGAACTGTGCGCTCACTGCAGGCCTATCACCGCCAGCTTGAAAGCGTCTCCGGAACCTGCCGGGTCGCAGTGAATATCAAGGGGCTGACCCGTAAAGAGGTTGAGCGGGGTCACCTGGTGACCGGGCGTGAGCAGAAGATAGCTCAGTGTGAACAGTGCCTGGTACGACTCAATCCCTCGGAGGATGAGCCATCGGCGAAACGACAGCGGGAGGTTGAGGTTGCGATTGGTACCTGGCATGGCTTTGCAAAGCTCTGCTATATCCCCAACACCAACCTGGCGCGGTTGATATTTAAAAAGCCGGTCTCGCTGCAGTTTGCCCAACGGCTGGCGATGATTCAAAAAGGCGGGAGCCGCCTGTTGCACGGTGCTCAGGTGGTATGGACCGACTTTATTCCCTCCTATCAGAAGCGCCGTATCTACACAGCTCTTAATGAATTGCCAGAGAGCCTGACGGCGGAAGCTCTGCCACAGCTGCTGCTTAGCCTGCAAGGATATTTTGATGTCGAGCAGATCGCAGGAGATAGCGACTGTCAGGGCGTGACCCTTGGTCCTTATCTGTTTGAATCTGACTGGCTAGCCAGGGCTCAGGAAAATATTTTGCAGCGCCTTGATAAGGGGTTGTCGCTCAGTAGCGTCGAGCTCAGCGATCAGCTGGAGATCGAAGAGCCGGTGTTGAATGTCATCATGCAGGAGCTCAAGCAGCGGCAGATCGTACACCTCAGTTATGGCAAATGGCGTCATGGGGAGGGGGATAATGAGGATGAACTTCCCACAGAGGCGCTAACCCTGTTGCAGCAAACCCGCGATTGCGGCAAGGCGGGGCTTGAGCTTTCCAAGATAAAACTGGCTCCGGGCTCCAAGAAGTGGCTGCGCCAGCTATGCCACCAGAAATATATTACCGCACTGGATGAAAGCATCTATTACGACATGGGGATCTACCGGGAGATGATCCAGGCGGTGGTCGCCGATCACCAGAGTCAGGATCGGATCTCGATGGGGGATATCAAGGATCGCACCGGGCTGAGCCGTAAGTATGCGATCCCCCTGGCCAACCGGATGGAAAAAGATGGCTGGGTGCGGCGGGATGGGGATGAGCGAATCATCCTGAAATCCTGGGAAGAGGTTTCGTCTTAACCTGCGGTTGGCTGGTTTGTGCCTGCGGCACACTAATGCCGCTGCCGAGCGGCAGCGGGAAGAGGGTATTGCTTGTCCAATACCCTCTTCACTCCCAAGGACACCCCGGAATTTGCTTCATCCCCATGCTCCATCAGATTCACTAACGGACAGACAGAACGTCCCTGTTCTGACTGTCCTTCAATCACATCCATGTGATTGATACGTTCATCAACAATGAAGCATTCGGCGCAAATAAACGGGGCCCAACATCCCAGTCAGTTAGCTCGGTGGTGATATCTAAATTTTTTCTCTGTTCTGGTTTCAGCGCTGAAACAAAAAACTCCAGGAGAAACTGAAAGTACCTCGGATATCAAATCGAAGAGAGGAAGTTATATCCCTGATCTCGCTTACCCCTCGAAGAGCCTGAGGAAAAAAGTTCCGATCAGACAGTAATCCCTATATTGACTGCTCTCTCGAAACATCCTGTTTCTCGACTTTAAGCCTCCACGGCTCTCCTCGGAGCTTGCTCATGGGGAGCAAACTTAATATTCACTTCGATTATTATTTTCAGTGAGGTGATTGCTACAAAAACAATATCATCAATTCCTAGTAGGAATTAACAGTTATGATGCTCTTTAGATGGTAACTTTCGAAAATCAGTGATTATTTAATATTTATTCTGTGTATCTTTTCCTGTTTGAAAAAGACTGCGGCGACGCTTTGATTCAGTGTGGATCGGTCTGATAATGTACTGATATGAAGAGCTATTGAAACCCTGCTTTTCCATTGCTTTCAAACAGTTTTCTTCACCTAGCTCAGCGACGACAGCCTCTAAAACTTTTATGGCATCTTTTCTCGCTGTTTGCTCAGTCCTCCATTTTCCTGTTTACACCTTCTGCTGGATTATTTCGTCTAACACTGAGGGTAAATGATTTTTACCACGGAATGACATTGAGGGAGCTCCTTTGTTTCAAAAGGGCCATATTGCTCCTTTGAAAACTGGATTTCAATAAGACTAGCCATTGTTGGGGTATTTCGACATCTCTTGTAGCGAAGTCACTAATCCTATCTGCAGGATCGACAGGGATTCATTAAACTTACTTTTAGATCCCCTGGTGAGACCGTCCATGTGATACGACTCGGGTCAGCTGGCTTCATACTACTACTCTCCATGACCTTTGTCGGAGGTTGCTACTCGGTGCGCTCGGTAGCCAGCACAGCTGAAGCGACGATGACGGTAGCTGTTTCCCATTGGCCTCCACGAAAAATGACCACGAAAGATGGCAAGGTCTCTGGTATTGACGTCGACATTATGCGCGAGCTTGCCCGGCGCATGCAGATGCGGGTGATCTTCTATACCTGCACCTGGATCCGCTGCCAGACCATGGTTCGCTTAGGCTCTGCCGACTTTATCACCAGTGCATCCCGTACCCCGGATCGTGAGCCTTACTTTCACTTCATCGAGCCCAGCTATGCACCGAATGGGGGCTATGCCTTTTATGTTCGTGCCGACTCCGGGGTGCGGATCGAAAAATATGACGATCTTCATAAGCACATCATAGGGACCACCATGGGAGCCAAATATATGGAGGTTGGGGCTGATCCAAAGATCTACTGGGTGAGAACCACGGGAACCAGGGAGCTACTGCGTAAACTCAAGAGCAAGGAGCTGGATGTCATCATCGATTCTGCGGAGCTGATGGACTATTTTCTGAAAAATAATCCAGATGAGAAATTAGCCATTGCCAAGTCTCCCTATGTCTATATCACTCCTCAGAGGGCATATATGGCGCTTTCCAGGAGATCCGAGCTGGTTCACCTGATCCCCCGGTTTTCTACAGTGTTGCAACAGATGCTTGATGAGGGAAAAATTGAAGCGATTCTTGAAAACTACAGATAAAGATTCACATCTGATTAATTCTTATCACTGGCTCTTATCGGTATTTACTTCAAATCTTTCATCCGCAAAACAATCAATCACTCCATCCCCTTTGTCGAGACTCATTCAGGCATTCGACACTAGTGTCGAAAGATGTGATTAATGACACAGTTTTCCTATGGAAAATACCTGAGCGCTGATGTCTGGTATTTGTAACTATAGGAAATATAAGCGTTAATTTGAAGTTCAATTTCTGGCACGGTAATTGCTAATAAAGCGGTTTTTGCAATTGACTAGGAATGCCATGAAAAGCTTTGTAATTGCAGATCCTCAAAAGTGTATCGGTTGTACCACCTGCATGGCAGCGTGTTCAGACGTACACAAGAAGGAAGGTCTGCAAAGTCATCCCCGGCTTACGGTGGTAAGGCATAAGGATGCAACAGCACCCGTCATGTGTCGTCATTGTGAAGATGCTCCCTGTGCCACGGTTTGCCCGGTTGCGGCCATTACCAAGCATGAGGATCGGATCTCTCTCAATGAAACTCAGTGCGTAGGTTGTACGCTCTGTTCAGTTGCCTGCCCATTCGGTGCGATCGCCTTTGATGGGAGTCGTCCGGTTGCCATGGCGAACAGCTACGACACCTATATTCCATCGACGCCTCGTTCCAGCAACCCGTCAACCTCAAATCCTGTGGTCTTTGGCCAGGATATCCTGGCCTGGGAGCCAGGAGTGAAGAGTATCGCGGTCAAGTGTGACCTGTGTAACTTCCGGGAGCAGGGGCCCGCTTGTGTAGAGATGTGTCCTACCCAGGCGATTATGCTGGTGGATGAAGAGAAGGCCGCTCGCTCGCGCCAAAACAAGCGCGAAGACGCCGCGAGTGTCTCTCAGAATATAAGCATGGAGCAGTAGTCTAATGAATCCCATTTTATTATTAGCCTTCTCCGTTGGGTGTTACCTGCTGGCCAGCCTGATCTCCCTGTGTGGCAGCTCGTGGGAAAAGCCTGCGGTTAACCTCTCGGGCTGGATTGCAGCCATAGGCGCAGTCCTGGGGGTCATCTCTTCGGGTGCAGTGATCCTGACCGGAAAGGTGATTAGCACCTCTTTGCCGAGTCCCTTCTATTTTGCTGATTTCACCATCAACATGGATCTGCTTGCAGCCCTGATGGTACTGGTGATCTCACTGATAGTGCTGGCGGCGTCTATCTACTCTTTGCTTTATATGACAGAGTATGAAGGAAAGGGCGGCTGGGCCATCAGCTTCTTCCTGAACCTGTTTGTGGCCTCCATGGTTGCCCTGGTGGTTTCAGACAACGCTTTTTACTTCATCGTCTTCTTCGAGATGATGTCTCTGGCTTCCTACTTCCTGGTGCTGGCTGAGCAGAGTGACAAGAGTGTTCGCGCGGGGATGCAGTATTTCTTCATCGCTCACGCCGGCTCGGTGCTGATCATGATAGCGTTTTTCATGCTATATCGTGCTTCGGGCTCCCTGAACTTCTCCTCATTCAGCCACCTGAATCTTCCCGCCTGGGAGTCTTCGGTCATCTTCCTGCTGGCATTCTTTGGCTTTGGCGCCAAGGCGGGGATGATCCTGCTGCACGGCTGGTTGCCTCAGGCTCACCCGGCGGCCCCTTCTCACGGTTCGGCACTGATGTCGGGCGTGATGGTGAAGATTGGTATCTTCGGGATCATCAAGGTTGGCCTGGTATTCCTGGGTGCGACCCAGGCCTGGTGGGGCTACCTGGTGCTGGCATTCGGCGCCGTATCTGCAGTGCTCGGGGTTCTGTATGCCCTGGCTGAAAATGACATGAAGCGCCTGCTGGCCTACTCGACGGTAGAAAACGTTGGGATCATCCTGATGGGTGTTGGTGTTGGCATGATCGGAGTGGCGAACAACCATCCGGTACTGGCAGCCCTGGGTATGCTGGGTGCTCTGTATCACCTGCTTAACCATGCGGTCTTCAAGGGACTGGCGTTCCTTGGGGCTGGATCTGTAATTTTCCGCCTGCACACCAAGGATATGGATAAGATGGGCGGCCTGGGTAAGCGGATGCCATTCACTGCATTTGCCTTCCTGATCGCGGTTTTGTCCCTTGCAGCACTGCCTCCTCTCAACGGTTTTGTCAGTGAGTGGTTTATCTATCAGTCGCTGTTCTCCATGAGCAAACATGGTACGACCATCACTATGATCACTGGTCCGATTGCCATGGTGATGCTAGCGATTACCGGTGCTCTGGCTTGTCTGTGTTTTGTGAAGGTTTATGGTTTGTGCTTTGGTGGTGCTCCTAAATCTGAGGCGGCGGCAAATGCCAAAGAGGTGGGCTGGCCCATGGTGGTTTCCATGCTGTTTCTGGCGGCGCTGTGTCTGGTGCTGGGAATCGGCTCTCCCTGGATTGCGCCATTCATTGCGAGCATCGCCAGCACCCTGACCCAGACGGCTTCAATCCAGGTCGCTACCGGCATGTCTCTGCATCCCGTGAGTGCTTCCCAGGCGATTTTGTCGACGCCGGTCATCACCATCAGCCTGCTGGTTCTGCTGGTTGTTCCTGCTGCTATTTTCTCGGCTTTCCGTGGACACAAGCTGCAGCGACGTCATCAGGGCGATCCATGGGCCTGTGGTTACGCTTACGAGCAGCGTATGACAGTAAACTCTTCTGGCCTGGTACAGCCGGTTCGTCTGATGTTTGCACCTCTGTATCGTCTGCGTGAGCAGCTTGATCCAAGTGGCTGGATGAGCAAG from the Dongshaea marina genome contains:
- the fdhD gene encoding formate dehydrogenase accessory sulfurtransferase FdhD encodes the protein MSCRSSTEPCELNHLAMNYTSLEDDKAQPVELVNEVPIAISLNGVNHAVMMISPTEIEPFLLGFIISEGIVKNRLEVQDIEWQWEGGAIVADITLSHRADYRVRAHRRALAGRTGCGLCGIDSLSAAFPDLPELEPARLPQPKLFEGLRDRVRDFQSQGGAMHAALYMDSAGELLFCSEDVGRHNALDKLIGQLQQQQIDTRAGVVLMTSRCSIELVQKSIRSGLECLVTMASPTTLAVELARKHGLNLLHLPQRSQPRVYSPAP
- a CDS encoding 4Fe-4S dicluster domain-containing protein yields the protein MKSFVIADPQKCIGCTTCMAACSDVHKKEGLQSHPRLTVVRHKDATAPVMCRHCEDAPCATVCPVAAITKHEDRISLNETQCVGCTLCSVACPFGAIAFDGSRPVAMANSYDTYIPSTPRSSNPSTSNPVVFGQDILAWEPGVKSIAVKCDLCNFREQGPACVEMCPTQAIMLVDEEKAARSRQNKREDAASVSQNISMEQ
- the hyfB gene encoding hydrogenase 4 subunit B; amino-acid sequence: MNPILLLAFSVGCYLLASLISLCGSSWEKPAVNLSGWIAAIGAVLGVISSGAVILTGKVISTSLPSPFYFADFTINMDLLAALMVLVISLIVLAASIYSLLYMTEYEGKGGWAISFFLNLFVASMVALVVSDNAFYFIVFFEMMSLASYFLVLAEQSDKSVRAGMQYFFIAHAGSVLIMIAFFMLYRASGSLNFSSFSHLNLPAWESSVIFLLAFFGFGAKAGMILLHGWLPQAHPAAPSHGSALMSGVMVKIGIFGIIKVGLVFLGATQAWWGYLVLAFGAVSAVLGVLYALAENDMKRLLAYSTVENVGIILMGVGVGMIGVANNHPVLAALGMLGALYHLLNHAVFKGLAFLGAGSVIFRLHTKDMDKMGGLGKRMPFTAFAFLIAVLSLAALPPLNGFVSEWFIYQSLFSMSKHGTTITMITGPIAMVMLAITGALACLCFVKVYGLCFGGAPKSEAAANAKEVGWPMVVSMLFLAALCLVLGIGSPWIAPFIASIASTLTQTASIQVATGMSLHPVSASQAILSTPVITISLLVLLVVPAAIFSAFRGHKLQRRHQGDPWACGYAYEQRMTVNSSGLVQPVRLMFAPLYRLREQLDPSGWMSKVLAGSTAGAAWVEPMFDRYLVQPVCRAALGVSRGISWLQAGDFRIYSLYIVIALLFLLFLPFLSGVS
- the selB gene encoding selenocysteine-specific translation elongation factor, yielding MIYQNNSESAYQAVVGLAGHVDHGKTALIEALTGMMTARPHEQALGMTQDLGFAHFADDAGNTIGVVDVPGHERYLRNMVAGVWHLNALILVIAADEGWMPMTTSHLQVAHAMGISNIIVCINKSDKVSSEELAEVEEQALEHVMDMSGLVPELVSVSALSGDNIPELRELIIETLTQDLCVPCVDSDQPKIEAEPLLYVDRAFVVNGIGTVVTGTLAQGILSIGDKVRCYPSGLLGTVRSLQAYHRQLESVSGTCRVAVNIKGLTRKEVERGHLVTGREQKIAQCEQCLVRLNPSEDEPSAKRQREVEVAIGTWHGFAKLCYIPNTNLARLIFKKPVSLQFAQRLAMIQKGGSRLLHGAQVVWTDFIPSYQKRRIYTALNELPESLTAEALPQLLLSLQGYFDVEQIAGDSDCQGVTLGPYLFESDWLARAQENILQRLDKGLSLSSVELSDQLEIEEPVLNVIMQELKQRQIVHLSYGKWRHGEGDNEDELPTEALTLLQQTRDCGKAGLELSKIKLAPGSKKWLRQLCHQKYITALDESIYYDMGIYREMIQAVVADHQSQDRISMGDIKDRTGLSRKYAIPLANRMEKDGWVRRDGDERIILKSWEEVSS
- the selA gene encoding L-seryl-tRNA(Sec) selenium transferase, with the translated sequence MSAKTAVNYRLPQVEQLLQHNILVPYIRILSRPVVTEIIRAQFAKIRQSPLFKEKGVDGIDVLQLLVKACEEQQLRRQTRVINATGIAVHTNLGRSPLCPELWDSVRHINTGYSNLELELSSGKRGGRNGLLSTLVNAWLGAEDCVLVNNNAASMYLILHALAAGKEVIVSRGEQIQIGGGFRIPDILALSGCKLVEVGTTNITTSDDYIDAITENTAMVLMVHQSNFSIQGFTESPDIQDVARRLPEHVQLVVDQGSGLSTEQYADSETSLARYLQMGADLVCFSGDKIIGGPQAGFIAGRSELTKILAKNPMMRAFRPGRIVLSLLEELLVRKLNQLDSGEGVAQHALNRAQQTRELADELAARWPGYAQATPMQMQVGGGSIPSETYDCFGLTLSLPGKAQQHLDALRALATPIIGYLQSERVLLNLATLLPEDMALFLSQLDSYFEALGAQA
- a CDS encoding substrate-binding periplasmic protein, with protein sequence MIRLGSAGFILLLSMTFVGGCYSVRSVASTAEATMTVAVSHWPPRKMTTKDGKVSGIDVDIMRELARRMQMRVIFYTCTWIRCQTMVRLGSADFITSASRTPDREPYFHFIEPSYAPNGGYAFYVRADSGVRIEKYDDLHKHIIGTTMGAKYMEVGADPKIYWVRTTGTRELLRKLKSKELDVIIDSAELMDYFLKNNPDEKLAIAKSPYVYITPQRAYMALSRRSELVHLIPRFSTVLQQMLDEGKIEAILENYR